A segment of the Necator americanus strain Aroian chromosome IV, whole genome shotgun sequence genome:
TACACAGCTTTAGCTCAAGGTTAGTTCGTCGTAGAGCTTGGACAGATGTCTCGGCGGAAGAGAGACCGTTTTGTTTCCCCTGAATGATTGACTAGCCATACAACGTAgaaattactttatttattacatttccaACAAGTGAATAGGTGAGATTTTCTGCTAACGAGAACGGTTCCAGGTCCACCCGGTGTAAGCGaaggtggtggtggcggtggtggacGAGGCTCCAGACAGGTACGAAAATCTCTTCACATATTctcagaagtaaaaaaaaaacagtgatgtATCGTGAACGGATTCTCAATATGAAACAAGAGCTCAGAtatgattgatttgattcGAGCCATTTTTACAAcggttaacgtttcggcggCCACAGAAATGAGTGATTCTACCACGCGGAGGTCCACTAACACGACAACGCGGCTTCTGAAGCGTTGACGAAGACGACGAAAAAttgaaacgttagccgttatAAAGACTGTTAAAAATTCTGGCTCTTGCTTCACACTGACAATCGACAATCGTTGCAGTCACTATGCCAACATTCAAGGAACGTAGAATTTTTACGCTTCTGAAAAATGTACTagcaaaatttttatgcacagAAAGACAGTCACGGTATTATATTAAACGTGAATATATTGTTGTAGAAACTGCTTTACTGATCCTCAAGtgaaaaattagttaaaatataatataagatTTTTAATACAATATTATTCAAGATATATTAAGATTTTTAATACAAGATTTTTTGACGCTCCTCAGTTATCAACAAAGCGAAGATTATGTATGGACGTATCTAGGGAAATCAAGCATGCGAGTCTCTATTTCAATATAATTCTGCATTATAATTTCATCTTCTCAGGATAttgttgaacagaaaaaaagatatgtaggggcaaaaaaaaattataataatcaGTAATAATGTAATAGTTAATAGTACTCTGAGCTTAGATGTAGGGAATGACCTACTTCTGGAGAAATAATGATGAGCTAATGAAGGAGAGCTTCTCAAGACCCATATTCCAATTGTACTGTGcataatttccagaaaaatcaaccAGAAATTAGTGCATGAGAATCATGTCCCGTTCTGGCAACATTTTGAGCTCTacggcaatttttttcttcttcttccgtAGTATTGTTGTAGTATGTAGTAGTGTATGTAAATAGTAGTATTGTTCCTTTGCTGCGCTCATACACTTTTAGTTAGTCAAAAGTTATTGTTACTgtttttgctgttgttgttgttgtttagttGTGTAGCTGTTCAAGCACTTTTGAagtattttgtttaaaaaaatgtgtttaatCGCTTTTTAGCCTATTTTAAATATGCTTTCTCTCATGTTTGAATTTCTCTAATGATAATTCACTTTGCAAAACTTTATGGTGTTTGATGTCCTAACATTGACATTGAATGAGGGGTATGTAGTCATCTGATCGGATTCACTCTTCTTTTGTGCCGACAAAAActataagagaaaaaactttattacaACAATTTGTCCACGTCCTCTACGGGAACGTTTCGAGTCAAATAGTGtaacataataataagagTCTAGTAGTATAGTACAGTTGTAGTAGTATTGTAGTAGCACAGTAATATGGTAGTGTAGTAATGTAGAATTATAACAGTGTAGTAGTATAGTAGTATAGTAGTATAGTAGTATAGTAGTATAGTAGTATAGTAGTATAGTAGTATAGTAGTATAGTAGTATagtaatatagtaatatagtAGTAAAGTAATATATATGtacgaatataataataatataatatagtatataaaagggtgggtgtggtgtagcggttagaggttccgcttcccgctcgatcgatcggaggttcaaatccgccctagtgctcaccaagcctttcatccctccggggtcgacaaattggtaccagacttgtctgggaggataaaaacactgacttgacacatcggctagccaccgcaagtcattgtataggccagttacacgttcgtaaacctcaaacgattctgaattgaagtgaacgtgggggcgcatcccaagcggattgattaacgccagaaactttatcctttatcctttatagtaTATAATAAGTTGTATAGTTATAGTATAGtgatataaaatatatttatatataaattaatagtatagtaacataataatataatatagtagaATGTAGGACACGATATCGTAAATTGGACTCATTTCTAATGgattcacaaaatttttacGAGGATTTATACCCCTCAATGCGGTTTCGAGGTcttctattccttttttccggtttatatttttcaatctACATTTATTCTCGGCGTTTCTTTTCAGTTACGTGAAGAATAGCCACATGTTGTTATTCTAGTATGTTTACGTTTCTTCTATTTAAAATGTAATCTAgatgaaattcattttaaattgaaaatgatcCATTGTGAAGTGGATTTATGCTTTAATGTTGTAATTATATTTCTACAACACTACATTATGATGAATTAGCAATTTTACTGTTATAGAAACAATacgaataatataataataagaaatagaatatACTTATATAGAGTACATAAATCCAGTTCACATTGTCGAGGTTCCAAGAATAGGGGACTTGGAAACTGGAGTTCATCGTATTTATACAGTATACCTGCCTCGCGCctcctttttcaaatatattacctttttttgaaaacgaatCAAAATCCTGAAACGGACTTGACTTACATtgcatatgttttttttttgttcaggatTGGCATTTATTATACTTTAACGACTATGTTCgggatttctttttaattcggAACATGCTAGCTGCGTTTGGTCACTTTTACAACTTCATCAACTAGTTGTTTAAGTTACTGCCTCTTTACGATTGCCTTGGAACCAGTCTCAATTTGCAAAACAGCCTTGAATAACTTTATATAAAAGCCTTCTGTCGAACAACCTTCAACCATTTACCAAAAGTGAACGGAGTAGTCGGTAGCAAGAGGCTCAGTTGACATTTGGATTCAATTAAAAAGCGGAACGAAGAAAATTCACTGCATTCTAGTGTAAAAGTTTCattgtaaaagtaaaagtaaaagtttaaAGTAAAAGCTTCgtgtaaaagtaaaagtttaaaagttaaattttttttagaaatttcaaacattGAGTGGCaaattttgcttgaaaagATCACTAACAGTAGTGGCCGCCCAGaagaaagaagcgaagaaattgCACTTGACTTCAAAGTCTTTTGCGTTATTTTTGGGATGAAATTTaatctgaaaaatttaaaaatgttttttctctttttttagttttaaaaaactatAACTTCAGATTTTGTTTGGAACGTAGTCAAATCTCAACTAAATTTATACACAAGCGTTCACAacaattttctacattttgctACAAAGGTCAtcaaaaagaggaatgaaCCGAGGAAGCGCTTGTACTCACAGTTCGGTGTTTCACTCTCTGATCACATTCATTTCTACCTCTTATGTTAATTAAATTCAGTTTAATTAAAATCAACTGCTTATCTCAGAAACCGAAAAAATCCTGAGCTATTTTGgcgattcaaaaaaaaaaatacacagaaCAACTTCTATCATTaatcttctaaaaattcgTGGATTTTAGGGTGGATGGGGCGGCAGTGGAACAGGCAGTGGAACAGGCGGTGGAAGTTGGGGAGGGCAAAGTGGAGGAACAGGTCAGTCGCCTACAACATCTTGCTTATTCCCTGAATATCATACTAGTCACAGCTGTAATGATTTTCAGGAGGATGGGGTGGTAGCGGTGGTAGTCCAGGAGGTGGTGGACCCGGTGGCTGGGGCGGTGATCGCTCACCATCAGGAGGCGGAGGATCTGGTGGGTGGGGCGGTGACCGCTCACCACCAGGAGGTGGTGGATCGGGTGGCTGGGGCGGTGACCGCTCACCATCAGGAGGTGGAGGATCGGGTAGCTGGGGAGGTGACCGTTCACCACAAGGAGGTGGAGGATCCGGTAGCTGGGGAGGTGATCGTCGACCACAAGGAGGTGGAGGAGGTCGTGGTGAGTGTTTTTGACACAGTGAACAATGGGCAACTGATgacattttaagaaaaaaaggaaaaaaggtacagtaagaaaaaaaatcttaatgaAATTAGATTCATATTAGATTTACacataggaattttttttacaatatcCTATATCAATCGTACCGGCACGAATTTTGGAGCCGACTATATGGCAGTTGCAGTTGCTCACCTCTTACCGACTTTATTTtagtaatttcaaagaaattttttgtgaTGGAATGTATATTAGTTGTGTTCTTTTGAAATCAAACTAAATTGACAGCTAGAGCAGATTCTGCGCTAGTACCGCCATGCTACAGTTCTTACGCCGCTGACCGCCGTCAAGGTTTATGAGAATCTTAATGTTTGAAGCACCAGCGAATTTGCTAAGTACAAGTGTTGTACTGTGTTTGCTTCACATTTgagcaaataataatttaattaactttattttagaaatatttcaataaaataatttgcCTTAAAAATGAGTTCACTTCCTCCTTTACAGTACCACCTAAATTCACTTCGAGAAGAACTATGTATAAGAACGAGCTATGAGTGAACAAAATATCAACTTGTTCACTCACACCGAAGGAAATTTTAATGTCATCACGTACCGTCGCGATGAACTGAGAGCCCATGTTGGAATAGGAAGGCCGCataatttaattaaacaaTTAAGGTCCAATGGGTGGATCGCAAGGAGGTCAAGGTGGCTGGGGAGGTGGAGATCAAGGCGGAAGAGGTACCTGTTAAAACTACttggaattttctatttttcaactttttcaccaGGTTTCAAATTCCATAATAATGTTCTAATCTAATCTTAGGAGATTGGGGAGGCCAAGGAGGCGGAGATCGTTGGGGAGGAAGCCAAGGAGGAGGAAATCGTTGGGGAGGAAGCCAAGGAGGTAATATTCAATTCTTCAGAACACCTTTTAATTTAAGATTAACGagggaaaatgaagaaaaaaaggctgactaaaaaaaattaatgcatACGATATTCCCTTAATTATGTggaatataaattaaatttcttaTGAAACAGCCATGAATACTTCGTTAGAGGATGAGCAGTTTATTATGATTCAAAATGGCTTTTTTagacacaaaaacaaaaaaaaacaacaaaacaaacaaaaaccggattattttatttgttttctcaaGCCAGGATTTCTTatcctttcatattttttaaggtgaaaaaatgtaagaatACAGAACAGAGACAGATGAGAACTTTATTCAACCCTGCTCAccaaaaaaacagtgaaaatacTAGCATTACCACTAGCTCTAGcctaagaaaaattaacatGAATTGATATAAATTTTCTAACGGCAACTTCaatttgtgaagaaagaaGATCTGTCTGATTACAGGAGGACCTGGAGGATGGCAAGGAGGTCAAGGCGGCGGCAGTTGGGGTGGTAACCGTGGCTGGGGTGGCTGGGGAGGACAAGGAGGATGGGGTGGATCAGGATGGGGAGGTGAGTCTTAGATACAAGCTAAACAGTCCCGCTCATTTACTTATTACGTGAAAAGCAATTGAATAATCGTAATTATATGGTAGTAacgtatttttgaaaatcatatACTAGATTCATTTTACTCATTTTCATACTCATTTTTGCCTCCATAACTCAACTTGAAAATACTAATtctgaaataaacaaactgattaaaacattaaaaaatcaaaactaggAATGAAAAATACGGCTCTGACAACGAAGATACGGTGGTTTTCATCACGAGACCTAAGCATGCAACATACGTATATATTTACGATTCAATGCAAAATGCATTTCATTTTTAGGACGACCATGGTGGTCTCGAAATGGATGGGGAACATGGGGAGGTAAGCCAAATTTCTTCAGCCCTAATCAAATtaaatcaattcaaaatcaaatcgaTTAAAACGAATTCCAAAATAAGATTCATTATTTATCTGCAGCAGTCAAAAATTGATCCCATAAGCCTGCACAGTTCCGTTTTTGCGTGTATCCAATCGGGAAAAAGATCAATCTTTCGGTCAGGTGACGTCGTACGCGCGTCTTGCTTTGTATCACAATTCCCCGATAACCCGTTTATTGACCTCGAGTGGTTTATTTACGTTAAATAGActcaactttttaaaaaaaaggcaaaaaaaaaagaaaaaaaacttccaacaGTGAAATTCACGCATATGTGTTTTGTCTTTGCATATCCtcctttccatttttgaaaattttcattttaatagtACAAATCAAGGATCAACAATGTAATTACCAACATAGCATGTAGCCACTTGAAGGGACAAACTCCCGATGCCTTTCTTCCAGAAGGAGAGCAGctgaaatgataaaaagtCGTTGAGTACGTTTTTGAGGTCGTCGAGGGCTTGGAAAGTTTTCTCGCGCAAATTCTGGTGATAGTCGGATGAGACAAGGTGTAGGGTACAAAGATTGTGGGGCTCGATCGTCTAGCCCAAGCCCTCCAGAAATTTCTGCGTCACCTGTTTGCTGTGTGAGGTCTCACATTGTCATGCAACAGTGCGGTTTCGAAACGTTTTTGGGCGTTTTTCTTGCACTCCTTCCGCCCAGCTTCTGGAGTTTCTTCACGTAGAGATTGACGTTAGCTGTCTGATTAACCTTCAGCAGCTACCAAAACAGAACAACTTCCGAATctcagaacagaaaaaatcaaaagcggaaaaaagctcaaggaaatcaagaaaagtgggaaaaaagatATGCAAAACCCTCTATTTACCTAATAAACAACTTACTTTCGTGTACATATTTATCACATATCATTCATTTGATGAAAATCCATAGATGCAGAAACCTAGACCCTATCCTTGCATGTCGCAAAAATATGATCTACACTTCTCATAGTAGGGGGAttcctcggaaatttttctggaaagtggTCATTTTCGAAGATCCATCAGTTGGGTCCtttatcctattttttccttcatctgCTAGCTAAAATGAAACAAGGCGCATTGTTTACAATCTCCAAccataaaatttttatcttattttcttctaccGTAGTTGGAAAGTCCGCTGCAGATCCATATTCGCCAATTAACACATCGAATCTCTGTGATATATCAAAGCGCTTATGGAAAAACATATACGAACGAAAATTTACAGTTATCATTGTGATGTGAGGAATTACAAGTAGGAATTACATGAAAACTGTCTTCATATGccatttcttttattcacaCGATAAAACGGTAAAATGATACGAAATGTGAAGCGGATCTACGTTTCTGCATCTATGAATAGTACTATACTACCGTATACTACATATACCGTATACGCATACTCACCCTACAGGACCATAAAGCATGGATCCGCATTTGAATAATATATATTCTTCGATTTCATTTTAAACTATTCTATTTCAGTGTAACAATTCTTCAACCAACAATCCATGCAAAGAACAATTCATCAAAGCgatattgaatatttttcacattacgggaataaataaacatttacAACAAGTCCGTCCGTAACAGTCGTTCATATCACAATAGCAGTGCAACGGTAGATTTCCTGATCTTAACATAACAACCTACCAGGTCCATAACTACTCATCGAATGGATTT
Coding sequences within it:
- a CDS encoding hypothetical protein (NECATOR_CHRIV.G13803.T1): MILLPILAVSLLCYTALAQGPPGVSEGGGGGGGRGSRQGGWGGSGTGSGTGGGSWGGQSGGTGGWGGSGGSPGGGGPGGWGGDRSPSGGGGSGGWGGDRSPPGGGGSGGWGGDRSPSGGGGSGSWGGDRSPQGGGGSGSWGGDRRPQGGGGGRGPMGGSQGGQGGWGGGDQGGRGDWGGQGGGDRWGGSQGGGNRWGGSQGGGPGGWQGGQGGGSWGGNRGWGGWGGQGGWGGSGWGGRPWWSRNGWGTWGGKPNFFSPNQIKSIQNQID